The Sorangiineae bacterium MSr11367 genome window below encodes:
- a CDS encoding histidine kinase, producing MKHVSRRRFTAESIGDLLRRGLITAAFSCIVAVAVALSGHGDWGTQFVYSLSIGMISWLVIDPGRQLLRDHRSKPWPHGLPGIALVVAGVTMGFLAGNAIGNTWSGKPLFDFHFAGPGLPRTLVITVAAAGSINVFFYNLAKRKHLQGQVALAQRDAAEARLKLLETQLEPHMLFNTLANLRALIQAEPVRAVAMLDRLNGYLRATLGGSRTILHPLASEFDRLRDYLELMSVRMGDRLRYSLDLPDELRRVPVPPLLLQPLVENAVRHGLEPKVDGGEITVRAYREVTGHGTQLVIEVADTGVGLRGAVPTGGSGFGLEQVRERLATVYGTRGTMSLTADPAGVTRATLTFPEAT from the coding sequence ATGAAGCACGTGTCTCGCCGCCGATTCACGGCCGAAAGCATCGGGGACCTGCTGCGGCGCGGCCTGATCACCGCAGCGTTTTCTTGCATCGTCGCGGTGGCGGTGGCCCTCTCGGGCCATGGCGACTGGGGAACGCAATTCGTCTATTCGCTGTCGATCGGGATGATCAGCTGGCTCGTGATCGATCCCGGCCGCCAGCTCCTGCGCGACCACCGATCGAAACCCTGGCCACACGGTCTACCAGGTATCGCGCTGGTCGTGGCGGGCGTCACCATGGGCTTTCTGGCAGGGAACGCCATCGGCAACACCTGGAGCGGAAAGCCGTTGTTCGACTTCCACTTCGCGGGCCCCGGGCTCCCCCGCACACTCGTGATCACGGTGGCGGCGGCCGGGAGCATCAACGTCTTCTTTTACAACCTCGCCAAACGCAAACACCTTCAAGGGCAGGTTGCCCTCGCCCAGCGCGACGCCGCGGAAGCGCGCCTCAAACTGTTGGAAACGCAGCTGGAACCGCACATGTTGTTCAACACACTCGCCAATCTGCGGGCCCTCATCCAGGCCGAGCCAGTGCGTGCCGTGGCCATGCTCGATCGCCTGAATGGCTACCTGCGCGCCACGCTCGGCGGTTCCCGCACGATCCTTCATCCGCTGGCGTCCGAATTCGACCGGCTGCGCGATTACCTCGAGCTCATGTCGGTGCGAATGGGGGACAGATTGCGCTACTCGCTGGATCTTCCGGACGAACTCCGCCGTGTCCCCGTGCCACCCCTGCTTTTGCAGCCGCTGGTGGAAAACGCCGTACGACACGGACTCGAGCCCAAGGTCGACGGCGGTGAAATCACGGTAAGGGCCTACCGCGAAGTGACGGGCCACGGCACACAACTGGTGATCGAAGTGGCCGACACCGGCGTCGGCCTCCGTGGCGCGGTGCCCACCGGTGGCAGCGGCTTCGGGCTCGAGCAGGTGCGCGAGCGGCTCGCCACCGTGTACGGTACACGCGGCACCATGAGTTTGACGGCCGATCCCGCCGGCGTCACCCGGGCTACCCTCACCTTTCCCGAGGCAACATGA
- a CDS encoding carbohydate-binding domain-containing protein, with product MRRSLLGISIILASSWMMMAGCDDDGGNNPPPANDGGKPDSSTVDAGTDSGPDASALGPNISISFRPIDNTISAGGAFFSGELTIQNDSDLLLDTTGWKIYFSFVRGILPDGKADDAYTQDLAKQGLKISHGDKAQSGDYFVMEPLANFTPIAPGKSRNITLLAENWAIVNTDGPAGFHLVLGSSDTAWALKSTTVIDATDPKQTKRFPGDHVPVPTAQSRYQENTPLQGGTVNAATGLLPTPQSVNVGTGQYTLGGGGAITVYASAGLDGEKAFLKAALGDVISGAITDKADQANTAVRLVLDPAAPAGDESYSLAIAPANGVEIRARKAAGIFYGIQTLRQLVPTGAYQDAATSGKRASFVLPEITISDKPLFAYRGMTLDVGRHFQSKDTVKKLLDLLAAHKINKFHFHITDDEGWRLEIPDIPELTSFGANRGFDVNETNTLHAAMGSSNDLGSGDGISGKAANPAEANGGKAAVFQGFEKASLNFVGKGSGYYTTKDFEEILRYAAERHIDVIPEIDVPGHARAAVKAMEYRYRKFASSDATKATQYRLVDPDDKSTHKSVQGYTDNFVNPCLPSSYAFLAKVVKEVKARFDAVGAPLTMIHGGGDELPGLSATVTWWKGSPLCQSNPDTKNLDDTGIKDYFFKKWQPIITATGATMTGWDDIIHSGLVLPGFIPMPWSNVWGWGREDDAYKYANNDQTVILAHATNLYMDLAYNNDPDEPGYYWANFVDESKTFNYLPFNIFDIATHSRMGDAFPAGEWNNKVHLTDASKRANILGMQGLLWGENLKSPELVEYFAFPKILGVAERAWNFNTPETANALPPAWKQFVTTLGQAELPRLDYYHPVDLRGELPKTTGVNYRVPLPGAKIDNGQLLANLRYPGLAIEYSTDNGTTFKPYTAPTAVSGTVWVRTKSPNGHYSRAAKVN from the coding sequence ATGAGAAGGTCCCTGCTTGGTATTTCGATCATCTTGGCTTCCTCGTGGATGATGATGGCGGGGTGCGACGACGATGGGGGGAACAACCCTCCGCCGGCGAACGACGGGGGAAAGCCGGACAGCAGTACGGTGGATGCCGGCACCGACAGCGGCCCCGACGCCAGTGCACTCGGTCCCAATATCTCCATTTCGTTCCGCCCAATCGATAACACCATATCGGCGGGGGGTGCATTCTTCTCCGGCGAGCTGACCATTCAGAACGATAGCGATCTGCTTCTGGATACGACGGGGTGGAAGATCTATTTCAGCTTCGTCCGCGGCATCTTGCCCGACGGAAAAGCCGACGATGCGTACACCCAAGATCTGGCGAAGCAAGGCCTCAAGATCTCGCACGGAGACAAGGCGCAGAGCGGCGACTACTTCGTCATGGAACCCCTCGCGAACTTCACGCCCATTGCACCGGGCAAGTCGCGGAATATCACGCTCCTCGCGGAAAACTGGGCCATCGTCAACACCGACGGCCCCGCAGGCTTCCATCTCGTCCTCGGTTCGAGTGATACCGCGTGGGCGCTGAAGTCCACCACGGTGATCGACGCGACGGATCCCAAGCAGACCAAGCGCTTCCCCGGCGATCACGTGCCAGTCCCCACGGCGCAATCGCGATACCAAGAGAACACTCCCCTGCAAGGCGGCACCGTCAACGCGGCCACCGGCCTTTTGCCCACGCCGCAATCGGTCAACGTCGGCACGGGGCAATACACGCTCGGAGGCGGCGGCGCCATTACCGTCTACGCCAGCGCCGGTCTCGATGGCGAGAAGGCCTTCCTCAAAGCTGCACTGGGAGACGTCATCTCTGGCGCCATCACCGACAAGGCCGATCAGGCGAACACCGCAGTGCGCCTCGTGCTCGACCCTGCGGCGCCGGCGGGCGACGAGAGCTATTCGCTCGCGATCGCCCCGGCGAACGGGGTCGAAATTCGCGCACGCAAAGCGGCGGGCATCTTTTATGGGATCCAAACCTTGCGCCAGTTGGTTCCCACCGGCGCCTACCAAGACGCGGCCACCTCGGGAAAAAGGGCGTCGTTCGTGTTGCCGGAGATCACCATTTCCGACAAGCCGCTCTTCGCGTACCGCGGCATGACGCTCGACGTCGGGCGCCATTTCCAGTCGAAAGATACGGTCAAGAAGCTTCTCGATCTGTTGGCCGCCCACAAGATCAACAAGTTCCACTTCCACATTACGGACGATGAGGGGTGGCGCCTCGAAATTCCGGATATACCCGAACTCACCTCGTTCGGCGCGAACCGCGGCTTCGACGTGAACGAGACCAATACGCTCCATGCCGCCATGGGCTCCTCGAACGATCTCGGATCGGGGGACGGGATCTCCGGCAAAGCAGCCAACCCGGCCGAGGCGAACGGCGGGAAAGCCGCCGTGTTCCAGGGGTTCGAAAAGGCGTCGCTCAACTTCGTCGGGAAGGGCTCCGGCTACTACACGACGAAGGATTTCGAGGAGATCCTCCGCTACGCCGCCGAGCGCCACATCGACGTCATTCCCGAGATCGACGTGCCGGGGCATGCGCGTGCGGCGGTCAAAGCCATGGAGTACCGCTATCGCAAGTTTGCCTCGAGCGATGCGACGAAGGCCACGCAGTACCGCTTGGTCGACCCGGACGACAAGTCGACGCACAAGAGCGTGCAGGGATATACCGACAACTTCGTCAATCCTTGCTTGCCGTCGTCCTACGCGTTCCTCGCCAAGGTCGTCAAAGAGGTCAAGGCGCGCTTCGACGCCGTCGGTGCCCCACTCACCATGATCCACGGCGGCGGCGACGAACTGCCGGGGCTCAGCGCCACGGTCACGTGGTGGAAGGGCTCTCCGTTGTGCCAGTCCAACCCGGATACGAAGAACTTGGACGATACGGGCATCAAGGACTACTTCTTCAAGAAGTGGCAGCCGATCATCACGGCCACCGGCGCCACCATGACGGGGTGGGACGATATCATTCACAGCGGGTTGGTGCTTCCCGGGTTCATTCCCATGCCGTGGAGCAACGTCTGGGGTTGGGGGCGCGAAGACGACGCGTACAAATATGCCAACAACGACCAGACGGTCATTTTGGCACACGCCACCAATTTGTATATGGATCTGGCGTACAACAACGATCCGGACGAGCCCGGCTATTATTGGGCAAACTTCGTGGACGAGAGCAAGACGTTCAACTACCTCCCGTTCAACATTTTCGATATCGCCACGCACAGTCGCATGGGGGATGCTTTCCCAGCAGGCGAGTGGAACAACAAGGTCCATCTGACCGACGCGTCCAAGCGCGCGAACATCCTCGGCATGCAAGGGCTCCTCTGGGGTGAGAACCTCAAGAGCCCCGAATTGGTGGAGTACTTCGCGTTCCCGAAGATCCTCGGTGTGGCCGAGCGCGCGTGGAATTTCAACACGCCCGAAACGGCCAACGCACTGCCCCCCGCGTGGAAGCAATTCGTGACCACGCTCGGCCAAGCCGAACTCCCCCGCCTCGATTACTATCACCCGGTCGATCTTCGCGGCGAGCTCCCCAAGACCACGGGCGTCAATTACCGCGTGCCGCTTCCGGGCGCAAAAATCGACAACGGGCAGCTCCTGGCGAATCTGCGCTATCCGGGATTGGCCATCGAATACTCGACCGACAACGGCACCACGTTCAAGCCGTACACGGCACCGACGGCCGTCTCCGGCACGGTATGGGTGCGCACCAAGTCGCCGAATGGCCACTACAGCCGCGCGGCCAAAGTCAATTAG
- a CDS encoding helix-turn-helix domain-containing protein encodes MAQYTRTRLDASFAALSDATRRGVLEQLGRADASISDLAEKFHMTLTGMKKHVGVLEQAGLVTTEKIGRVRTCKLGLRRLEEEAAWIERYRQLWDARFDALDEVVEELKRKEKVHGRKKRE; translated from the coding sequence ATGGCTCAGTATACGAGGACCCGCCTCGATGCCTCGTTCGCCGCGCTCTCGGACGCCACCCGACGCGGCGTTCTGGAGCAACTCGGACGTGCCGACGCTTCGATCTCGGATCTTGCCGAGAAGTTCCACATGACCCTCACGGGCATGAAGAAGCACGTCGGCGTTTTGGAGCAGGCGGGGCTCGTCACCACGGAGAAGATCGGGCGCGTACGGACCTGCAAGCTCGGCCTGCGCCGTCTGGAGGAAGAGGCGGCATGGATCGAGAGGTACCGCCAGCTATGGGACGCACGTTTCGACGCGTTGGATGAGGTCGTCGAGGAATTGAAACGGAAGGAGAAAGTCCATGGACGCAAGAAAAGAGAGTGA
- a CDS encoding protein kinase produces the protein MGVVYRAHDPRLHRYVALKLLETDWVPAFGNTIARSVLVMREARAAASLDHPNAVSIFDVGEEDGQPFIAMELIVGRPLRAFVGDMTIPLERRLRWLLDVARVLDAAHKRGLVHRDIKPENIMVRDDQVIKVLDFGIARESALAGPDAPGAEHAHTELALPAAIHSPTVAKSIRTATVEGTPLYMAPEQMRGESPDGRSDQFAWGVVAHEVLTGRIPWAWSGDLRVLLADMEKETPRFSTAVPGLAPAIYDVIERALVAGKDRRFESMAPIVAALESLAVITPRVPEPVRTSAPVMGDIPPNTGDSPPNTGGQSLPLPKRARRFALLLGSMALVVLLVVALRARVAGPVEQMAAPRAPLSEAAPARIPISSNAEAAAAFDDGMRAYHDSSFETARLAFEHAVELDPRLAAAHLRLGIFYIWIFDRITDARESLARANAARELLDEHDRSLIHAIALYLEREPPDFEEMHRRLSAALEQFPKDAELLLFQTLLYLESGGRDELLRSTGEFVAATPPFAAASWNIRGLGLLYSGRDEEALAMFERCLNTASSTTCLGNIMEVHSRRGECEKGEQNARRQITLMPNSPFGYAHLAESLAARGLAPSAVGEALLQKWSRISPERRDRERAADEAHVALWHGDFTAAISNADRLERLVADDVEQKWHAEAVRLMVGALMETGREADASRVSRGFLARKDGWMAAPWRRERMHDDPTPQLLEAELRAGTLHRADFEAARANWAKQWIERAPPALRNYVWYYAYASLVSTESEAAQALAVASNYEPLPAYRDLVEDAAPGRAYLLAGRLDEATMSLQTATRWCDVLSEPIVHTRAVALLGRALEAKGDTHGACAAYSQVLARWGAARPRSVTAEEVKVRVRALGCRAP, from the coding sequence ATGGGGGTCGTTTACCGCGCCCACGATCCACGCCTTCACCGGTATGTCGCGCTCAAGCTCCTGGAAACGGATTGGGTGCCGGCGTTCGGAAACACCATTGCACGCTCCGTGCTCGTCATGCGCGAAGCGCGCGCGGCAGCCTCGCTCGATCATCCGAATGCGGTGAGCATCTTCGACGTCGGAGAAGAGGATGGGCAACCGTTCATCGCCATGGAGCTCATCGTGGGCCGGCCGCTCCGAGCCTTCGTGGGGGATATGACCATCCCTCTCGAGCGGCGATTGCGCTGGCTGCTCGATGTCGCGCGGGTTCTGGACGCCGCGCACAAGCGCGGATTGGTCCATCGCGATATCAAACCCGAAAACATCATGGTGCGCGACGATCAGGTCATCAAGGTGCTCGATTTCGGGATAGCGCGAGAATCCGCGTTGGCCGGACCCGATGCCCCCGGCGCCGAGCACGCCCATACCGAGCTCGCGCTGCCGGCGGCGATCCATTCACCGACAGTCGCCAAATCGATACGAACCGCCACCGTGGAGGGAACGCCGCTCTATATGGCCCCCGAACAGATGCGCGGCGAGTCTCCCGATGGTCGCTCGGACCAATTTGCATGGGGCGTCGTCGCCCACGAGGTGCTTACGGGCCGAATCCCGTGGGCATGGTCCGGGGATCTGCGGGTACTCCTCGCCGACATGGAGAAGGAGACGCCTCGTTTTTCGACGGCGGTGCCCGGGCTTGCGCCGGCCATTTACGACGTGATCGAGCGCGCGCTGGTGGCGGGGAAGGATCGGCGCTTCGAGAGTATGGCGCCCATCGTAGCCGCGCTCGAATCCCTCGCCGTCATCACTCCACGCGTGCCGGAACCGGTGCGTACCTCTGCCCCCGTCATGGGAGACATACCGCCCAATACGGGAGATTCACCGCCGAATACGGGCGGGCAGTCGCTGCCGCTCCCCAAACGAGCGAGACGATTCGCGCTTCTCCTCGGGTCGATGGCGCTCGTCGTGCTTCTCGTCGTGGCCCTGAGAGCGCGCGTCGCGGGGCCTGTCGAACAGATGGCGGCCCCACGCGCCCCGCTGTCCGAAGCCGCACCGGCTCGAATACCCATTTCCTCGAACGCGGAGGCCGCGGCGGCGTTCGATGACGGGATGCGTGCATACCACGATTCGTCGTTCGAAACGGCGCGTCTCGCCTTCGAGCACGCCGTCGAACTCGACCCACGCCTGGCCGCAGCACACCTGCGCTTGGGGATCTTTTATATATGGATCTTCGACCGCATTACGGATGCTCGAGAATCGCTTGCGCGTGCCAATGCCGCGCGCGAACTGCTCGACGAGCACGACCGCTCGTTGATTCACGCGATTGCACTTTATCTCGAACGGGAGCCGCCCGATTTCGAGGAGATGCATCGTCGGCTTTCGGCGGCGCTGGAGCAGTTTCCGAAGGACGCCGAGCTGTTGCTCTTCCAAACCTTGCTGTATTTGGAATCCGGCGGGCGCGACGAGTTGCTTCGTTCGACGGGGGAGTTCGTCGCAGCCACGCCCCCGTTCGCTGCCGCATCTTGGAATATCCGGGGGCTTGGGCTCCTGTATTCCGGGCGAGACGAGGAGGCTCTCGCCATGTTCGAACGCTGCTTGAACACGGCGTCCTCCACCACCTGCCTCGGAAACATCATGGAGGTCCATTCCCGACGCGGCGAATGTGAAAAGGGTGAACAGAATGCGCGCCGGCAGATCACGCTCATGCCCAATTCGCCGTTCGGCTACGCGCATTTGGCGGAGTCGCTCGCGGCACGCGGGCTCGCGCCTTCTGCCGTGGGGGAGGCGTTGCTGCAGAAATGGAGTCGCATTTCACCCGAACGACGTGACCGCGAACGCGCCGCCGACGAAGCGCACGTCGCGTTGTGGCACGGCGATTTCACGGCCGCGATCTCCAACGCCGATCGCCTGGAGCGTCTCGTCGCCGACGACGTCGAGCAAAAGTGGCACGCCGAAGCCGTGCGCCTCATGGTGGGTGCTCTGATGGAAACCGGCAGGGAGGCCGATGCTTCGAGGGTCAGCCGGGGCTTTCTCGCGCGCAAAGACGGATGGATGGCGGCTCCCTGGCGTCGGGAACGAATGCACGACGATCCGACGCCGCAGCTTCTCGAGGCCGAGCTGCGCGCGGGAACGTTGCATCGTGCAGACTTCGAGGCTGCGCGCGCAAACTGGGCAAAGCAATGGATCGAGCGTGCGCCACCCGCCCTGCGAAACTATGTTTGGTATTACGCGTACGCGTCGCTCGTTTCGACCGAGAGCGAAGCGGCCCAGGCGCTCGCCGTCGCGTCGAACTACGAGCCGCTACCGGCCTATCGCGACCTGGTCGAGGATGCGGCACCCGGACGCGCTTACCTGCTCGCAGGGCGACTGGACGAAGCCACGATGTCGCTGCAAACCGCCACACGCTGGTGCGATGTATT
- a CDS encoding J domain-containing protein, whose amino-acid sequence MSQLFAPLCSITKTKRRRFFWAVWSSGPPTHVPFRKPDAEDGGASTREEALAAAEKKVGTTLTEIDPLWARAWIRIIRGQEPWPTKASREPIGARTKPERSTSGETSIWELLGVPRDATEADLKAAYRKRVLETHPDHGGDDETFRRIVSAYSEAQRRLRKPRRKAKA is encoded by the coding sequence GTGTCTCAGCTGTTCGCGCCGCTCTGCTCGATCACGAAGACCAAGCGCCGTCGCTTCTTTTGGGCGGTTTGGTCGAGCGGGCCCCCTACGCACGTGCCCTTCAGGAAGCCCGACGCCGAGGACGGCGGCGCGTCGACGCGGGAAGAAGCGCTGGCCGCCGCAGAGAAAAAGGTGGGCACGACGTTGACCGAGATCGATCCGCTCTGGGCTCGAGCCTGGATCCGAATCATTCGCGGGCAGGAGCCGTGGCCGACGAAGGCGAGCCGTGAACCGATCGGCGCGCGCACGAAGCCCGAACGTTCGACTTCGGGAGAGACCTCGATCTGGGAGCTCCTCGGCGTACCTCGCGATGCGACGGAGGCCGATCTCAAGGCAGCGTATCGCAAACGCGTGCTCGAGACCCACCCCGATCACGGCGGTGACGACGAGACGTTTCGCCGGATCGTCAGCGCATACTCCGAGGCCCAGCGCCGTCTTCGAAAGCCGCGACGCAAGGCGAAGGCATAG
- a CDS encoding EamA family transporter, with amino-acid sequence MSASHSRSSPPKALLIAAFAAVYFIWGSTFLGIRFAVETLPPFLVASLQFLVAGIVLYAWARLRGTPAPTLQNWYAAAVVGILMLSAGVGGITWAERSVPSSLAALLIASVPLWMMLLEWLHYGGARPKGKTAIGLAIGFCGVGVLVTSGTAGDGHFDLAGTVVLLLASLSWAEGSLYSRRAKLPSSPLLGTAMQMCAGGALLLLASGVTGELVLDFRSRSSITRLPRPWPPGRTPYRSPLATR; translated from the coding sequence TTGTCTGCATCGCATTCGAGAAGTTCACCCCCGAAGGCGCTTCTGATTGCGGCGTTTGCCGCCGTCTACTTCATCTGGGGGTCGACCTTTCTGGGCATCCGTTTCGCCGTGGAGACGCTACCGCCGTTTCTGGTCGCAAGCCTTCAGTTCCTCGTCGCCGGCATCGTGCTGTACGCATGGGCGCGGCTCCGTGGCACACCGGCTCCAACACTCCAAAATTGGTACGCTGCGGCAGTGGTGGGTATTCTCATGCTGTCGGCCGGCGTTGGAGGGATCACGTGGGCGGAACGCTCGGTTCCGTCGAGTCTGGCCGCATTGCTGATCGCCAGCGTTCCGTTATGGATGATGTTGTTGGAATGGTTGCACTACGGGGGTGCGAGACCAAAAGGCAAGACGGCCATCGGTCTTGCAATTGGCTTTTGCGGCGTGGGGGTGCTCGTGACGTCGGGAACGGCGGGCGACGGTCACTTCGATCTGGCCGGGACGGTCGTGCTCTTGTTGGCATCACTCTCCTGGGCCGAAGGCTCACTGTATTCGCGCCGCGCAAAGTTGCCGAGCTCCCCACTGCTCGGCACGGCCATGCAGATGTGCGCGGGCGGAGCGCTATTGCTACTCGCCAGTGGCGTCACCGGAGAATTGGTTTTGGATTTCCGATCGAGATCATCGATTACTCGTTTGCCGCGGCCGTGGCCTCCTGGGCGCACACCATATCGAAGCCCGCTCGCCACGCGCTGA
- a CDS encoding peptidase inhibitor family I36 protein: MRIPTSALALMAIPATLLTVGLAAPAMADEAGDVIHLYPGLNFTGPSHDVPAVKTSCVNLNVVVKSAENLTASDIHFYRKADCSGDPYVLGSLHANNVPEGFASYIVNFPQ; the protein is encoded by the coding sequence GTGCGTATACCTACTTCCGCATTAGCATTGATGGCGATTCCAGCAACCCTGCTCACCGTGGGGCTCGCCGCTCCAGCCATGGCCGACGAGGCAGGTGATGTCATCCATCTCTACCCCGGATTGAACTTCACCGGACCGAGCCATGATGTGCCCGCCGTAAAGACAAGTTGCGTCAACTTGAATGTTGTCGTGAAGTCGGCAGAAAATCTAACCGCCAGTGACATTCACTTCTACCGGAAGGCCGATTGCTCCGGAGATCCATACGTCCTTGGTTCCCTCCACGCGAACAACGTCCCCGAGGGTTTCGCTTCGTATATCGTTAATTTCCCACAATAG
- a CDS encoding SRPBCC family protein: MKNRTTAERKSERELVVTRTVNAPAHIVFEAWTNPELFKRWWVPKSAGVSLRSCEMDVRVGGKYRLVFGHDDSNSMAFYGTYIEVTPHSRLVWTNEEGEDGGPVTTVTFEEKGGKTLVVLHDLYPSKEALDGAIASGSTAGGMNETFEQLDELLATLSDKGL, translated from the coding sequence ATGAAGAACCGCACGACGGCGGAACGGAAGTCCGAGCGTGAGCTCGTCGTCACTCGAACCGTCAACGCTCCGGCGCACATCGTGTTCGAGGCGTGGACCAATCCCGAGCTGTTCAAGCGCTGGTGGGTACCAAAGTCGGCAGGCGTGTCCCTGCGTTCCTGCGAGATGGATGTTCGTGTCGGCGGCAAGTACCGTTTGGTGTTCGGCCACGACGACTCCAATTCCATGGCTTTCTACGGCACGTACATCGAAGTGACACCGCACTCGCGCCTCGTCTGGACGAATGAGGAAGGTGAAGACGGTGGGCCCGTCACCACGGTGACCTTCGAGGAAAAAGGCGGCAAGACGCTGGTCGTCCTGCACGACCTCTATCCCTCGAAGGAAGCTCTTGACGGTGCCATCGCTTCCGGGAGCACGGCGGGTGGGATGAACGAGACGTTCGAGCAACTGGACGAGCTTCTCGCCACCCTGAGCGACAAGGGGCTGTGA
- a CDS encoding alpha/beta fold hydrolase, whose translation MTVSAVIGAFLLSLCRSARTHFAPSLCIWRVLTVLCRIALAGGLPWRDSPGQVQIMKFRSVIVSAATLLLGTMAAALALGGPARPKPMQSISDPFRNVDFSGVPRPSHYSARDGTSLAYRHYMPAEGKPRRGTVVLVHGSSSSSRDMHPLAQSFAQAGFAVDALDVRGHGQSGPRGDIAYLGQLDDDMEDFVRAVQPAGPKTLVGFSSGGGFAIRIAGGTRQALFDNYLFMAPYTHRRAPNYRPNAGGWVSVGVPRIVALTLLNRVGIRVFNHLAVVNFAVADAPPDELTASYSYALANNFQPDDDYKHDIREIHQPAAVLVGSRDEVFIADKFAQVFADAGRPDIPITQVPDTGHISLSLSAAARAAAVAAVERLERPRTP comes from the coding sequence GTGACCGTATCCGCGGTCATCGGAGCTTTTCTTCTTTCTCTCTGCCGGTCTGCCAGGACGCACTTCGCGCCGTCGCTGTGCATCTGGCGCGTCCTGACGGTACTCTGTCGCATCGCCCTTGCTGGCGGGCTGCCTTGGCGCGACAGTCCCGGCCAGGTCCAAATCATGAAATTCCGCTCCGTTATCGTATCCGCCGCAACGCTGTTGCTCGGCACGATGGCCGCAGCCTTGGCCTTGGGCGGCCCTGCCCGACCCAAGCCGATGCAAAGCATCAGCGACCCATTCCGCAACGTTGATTTCTCCGGCGTGCCGCGCCCGAGCCACTACTCGGCGCGCGACGGCACCTCGCTCGCGTACCGGCACTACATGCCGGCTGAGGGCAAGCCCCGTCGCGGCACCGTGGTCCTCGTGCATGGCTCGTCGTCCAGCAGTCGAGACATGCACCCCCTCGCACAGAGCTTTGCGCAGGCCGGCTTCGCGGTCGACGCGCTCGACGTGCGCGGCCATGGTCAGTCGGGCCCGCGCGGTGACATCGCTTACCTCGGCCAGCTCGACGACGATATGGAGGACTTCGTGCGCGCCGTGCAGCCTGCCGGTCCCAAGACGCTGGTGGGCTTTTCGTCTGGCGGCGGTTTCGCCATCCGCATAGCCGGCGGCACGCGCCAGGCGCTGTTCGACAACTACCTATTCATGGCACCCTACACCCATCGCCGCGCACCCAATTATCGGCCCAACGCGGGAGGTTGGGTATCGGTTGGAGTCCCGCGCATCGTCGCATTGACGCTGCTGAACCGGGTGGGCATCCGCGTGTTCAACCATCTCGCGGTCGTGAATTTCGCGGTAGCGGACGCACCACCCGACGAATTGACGGCGTCCTATTCGTATGCCCTCGCCAACAACTTTCAGCCCGACGACGACTACAAGCACGACATCCGTGAGATTCACCAACCGGCTGCGGTGCTGGTCGGAAGCCGGGACGAAGTTTTCATCGCCGACAAGTTCGCCCAGGTGTTCGCCGATGCCGGCCGGCCCGATATCCCGATTACGCAGGTGCCCGATACCGGCCATATCTCGCTCTCGTTGAGCGCCGCCGCACGTGCCGCGGCAGTGGCGGCCGTCGAGCGGCTCGAACGGCCTCGCACACCATGA
- a CDS encoding LytTR family DNA-binding domain-containing protein, translated as MSMNPSALIAEDEPLLARALETELATAWPELQVVATVGDGLGAVREALRLLPQVLFLDIRMPGLDGLGAAAELADGWPISEAPIPQLVFITAYDEYAARAFETHAIDYLLKPVEPARLRKTVLRLQQALAKQTAPDADALERALSQWRHVLSAADASGNLTTPRVAPLKRIAASDSGGSTVHMVPIDEVLYFEAADKYVRVLTATHEYLIRTPLKQLIPQLDPSLFWQVHRAVVVRTDAIDSAQRDDTGKLQLTLRGRPERIPVSRLHAHLFRAM; from the coding sequence ATGAGCATGAACCCGAGCGCCCTCATTGCCGAAGACGAGCCGCTGCTCGCGCGCGCCCTCGAGACCGAACTTGCTACGGCTTGGCCCGAATTGCAGGTGGTAGCCACCGTCGGCGATGGTCTTGGTGCCGTCCGCGAGGCACTGCGCTTGCTGCCGCAGGTGCTGTTTTTGGACATCCGCATGCCCGGCCTCGATGGCCTCGGGGCCGCCGCCGAATTGGCCGATGGCTGGCCAATCTCCGAGGCGCCCATTCCGCAGCTCGTTTTCATTACCGCCTACGATGAATACGCGGCCCGTGCTTTCGAAACCCATGCCATCGATTACCTCCTCAAGCCGGTAGAGCCCGCACGCCTGCGCAAAACCGTGCTGCGACTGCAACAGGCGCTCGCCAAGCAAACGGCCCCGGATGCCGACGCGCTCGAACGGGCATTGTCGCAATGGCGACACGTGCTTAGCGCCGCCGACGCGTCCGGCAACCTCACCACGCCTCGCGTCGCTCCGCTCAAGCGGATCGCCGCCAGCGATTCAGGCGGCAGCACCGTGCACATGGTGCCAATTGACGAGGTGCTGTATTTCGAAGCCGCCGACAAATACGTCCGCGTGCTGACCGCCACACACGAATATTTGATTCGCACGCCGCTCAAGCAACTGATACCGCAATTGGACCCAAGCCTCTTCTGGCAGGTCCACCGCGCGGTGGTCGTGCGCACGGATGCCATCGACTCAGCACAGCGCGACGATACGGGCAAGCTGCAGCTAACTCTGCGCGGCCGCCCAGAAAGAATTCCGGTCAGCCGCCTGCATGCTCATTTGTTTCGCGCCATGTAA